AATGATCTCCAGATGTGCTTCACCTCAACGGCTGCCCCTGGTTCCTGGAGCAGTCGTCTGGAGGAGAACCTTAACTCCTCCCACTTTGGAGAGATGTGACAGCAGCAGATCACAACAAAGAGGCTAGGTTTGCAGCTCCATAGAGAGAACCATGGAGGAACAATGCAGAAATGTAGATTAGAGGAGACAGATAGAGGAGATGCAAAGTTCAGTGGTCACCCGAGTTCACATCCCACCGTGCTAGTACAGTACCAGACCAACAAAAAGTTTCAGGAGCTGTACAGATCACCCTGGGAGGCTCATAACTGCCAGAAAGGAAGCGTGAGAGGCTCTACTGAACAGCATCACCAGGGCTGCTTCAGAAACATGTGCAAAGTGGGGGGGATCTTAGGGTAGGCAGGCCAGCAGGAGGCGTGTGTGCAACACCTCCCATCCCACAGTACACAACAGTAAATCAGGAGTCATTTTACCCATAAACCTACATCTACTGAGTCCAGGTCGATCACAAGTGAAGCATCCAGGCAGTAGGTGGCAGTGATGTGACGGAACTTCCCtttcgacccccccccccccatacctgtGCAGCCTGGTGAAATGGATTGAGAATGGGGTGTCGGAAGATCCTTTCCTGAACCCCGAGCTGATGAAGAACAACCCCTGGGTGGAGAAGGGAAAGTGCACCATCCTCTAACGGAGCTCAGCATGCTGCTGCATCCCCACCCCCTCGAACCCGACCCGACCAAGTGCAGGCTGATACGCACAGTGCCCCCCTACCCCCAGGAAATGTAGGTCATAgaattgggggaggggggttataACCATGGAATACAAAAGCATATATCaatgaaatgtatttaaaaagccTTTAGTTATAACCATGAAATATATTCTTCACTATAAAAGATTGCAAAAGGCACTTATTATACTTTTAGATGTGCATAAACGCGGCCCATAGGTCTGCAGTGGTCGCATCATTGCTGTTGCTTGAGCGTTGAGGCAAAAACACTGGGCGCAAAACGCCAGCGTCCAGCCCACGATCCACAGTCCACCGTGACGCCCTTTTAAGGCCGGCGTGCACGCGCTCACATCCCCCAGACGCACACATCCCAGCAAGCTTGTATATACATTTAGCTACCTGTGtctttatgttatttattgatTATATGAAACATGGGTGCTGTCTGCTTTGGACGCTACAGCCCAGCCCCTTACACAGGATGACAGGCAGCCTTTAACACCTCAGTCTGAAACGCTGCCTCTTTCTCGAAGATCGTGTGCCTGTTAACAGTGGTTAGCGGGCCGCCAGCTGGGGCTAGTGATG
This genomic window from Paramormyrops kingsleyae isolate MSU_618 chromosome 22, PKINGS_0.4, whole genome shotgun sequence contains:
- the LOC111849281 gene encoding guanine nucleotide-binding protein G(I)/G(S)/G(O) subunit gamma-13, encoding MDDMDLPQMKKEVESLKYQLAFKREKSSKTATDLVKWIENGVSEDPFLNPELMKNNPWVEKGKCTIL